In one Lachnospiraceae bacterium genomic region, the following are encoded:
- the ylqF gene encoding ribosome biogenesis GTPase YlqF has protein sequence MDQNTKKNNINWYPGHMTKTKRMMEENIKLVDVVVEVIDARIPYSSKNPYLNELWQRRPRIIAMNKTDLADESMTRQWKEWYQKQGYGVVTMDALHGKGIKEIPMMALELCKEKRQRDAAKGYQNKPIRMMITGIPNVGKSTVINQIVGRSGAAKTGNKPGVTKGKQWLKLRGDLELLDTPGILWPKFEDLETGYKIAFIGSIRDEVLDTYTLAVNLIEALKQRYPQALMQRYKLNEQQLALSAEHLLEEIGKKRGHLRAGGIIDAERTAVLVVDEFRGGKLGRLTLESPEEETHEQTED, from the coding sequence ATGGATCAAAATACGAAGAAAAATAATATCAACTGGTATCCGGGGCATATGACCAAAACGAAACGGATGATGGAAGAGAATATTAAATTAGTGGATGTGGTGGTAGAGGTGATTGATGCCCGTATTCCATATAGCAGTAAAAATCCGTATCTGAATGAATTGTGGCAGCGCCGTCCTCGCATTATTGCCATGAATAAGACAGATCTGGCAGACGAGAGTATGACCAGACAGTGGAAGGAATGGTATCAGAAGCAGGGATATGGCGTAGTCACCATGGACGCACTGCACGGAAAGGGCATTAAAGAAATCCCGATGATGGCGCTGGAGCTGTGCAAAGAAAAACGGCAGCGCGATGCAGCCAAGGGGTATCAAAATAAACCGATTCGGATGATGATCACGGGAATTCCCAATGTGGGCAAGTCTACGGTGATCAATCAGATCGTCGGACGCTCCGGGGCAGCTAAAACGGGCAATAAGCCAGGGGTGACCAAAGGCAAGCAGTGGCTCAAGCTGCGCGGCGATCTGGAGCTTCTCGATACGCCGGGGATTTTATGGCCCAAGTTTGAGGATCTGGAAACGGGATATAAAATTGCTTTTATTGGTTCCATCCGTGATGAGGTGCTGGATACGTATACGCTGGCCGTCAATCTGATCGAAGCGTTGAAACAGCGCTATCCGCAGGCGCTGATGCAGCGCTACAAGCTAAATGAACAGCAGCTGGCGCTAAGTGCAGAGCATTTGCTGGAAGAGATCGGGAAAAAGCGGGGGCACCTGCGCGCAGGAGGCATCATCGATGCAGAGCGCACGGCGGTGCTGGTTGTGGATGAATTTAGAGGTGGAAAGCTGGGCCGCCTTACATTGGAAAGTCCGGAGGAGGAAACACATGAGCAGACAGAGGATTGA
- a CDS encoding YraN family protein gives MKTANEKGLQAEALAARYLEHKGYQILAQRYRSRQGEIDLIAQQRETLVFVEVKYRSCLASGRPVLAVDPRKQRRLYQTALFYLRQSREIDRACRFDVLELWQEAGRWKIHHYHNAFEGEGNGI, from the coding sequence ATGAAAACAGCCAATGAAAAAGGGCTGCAGGCAGAGGCCCTGGCCGCTCGATATCTGGAGCATAAAGGCTACCAGATCCTGGCGCAGCGCTACCGGAGCCGGCAAGGCGAGATCGATCTGATCGCGCAGCAGCGGGAAACGCTGGTATTTGTCGAGGTCAAATACCGCAGCTGTTTGGCAAGCGGCAGACCGGTACTGGCGGTCGATCCGCGCAAACAGCGGCGGCTGTATCAAACGGCCCTGTTTTATCTGCGGCAAAGTCGCGAAATTGACAGAGCCTGCCGCTTTGATGTGCTTGAGCTCTGGCAGGAGGCCGGGCGCTGGAAAATCCATCATTATCATAATGCATTTGAAGGAGAAGGTAATGGAATTTAA
- a CDS encoding ribonuclease HII has translation MNLEVESWAALHWKVRRRKHMSRQRIDPQEKYRLMSEYEEKARAKGISRIAGIDEAGRGPLAGPVVAAAVMLDPDRPIYGVDDSKKLSAKRRAELKIEIEEKAVAIGVGIVDVETIDRINILEATKLAMQKAVQALTVKPELLLIDAVKLKEVSILQEAIIKGDALSVSIAAASIIAKETRDEMLRAYDVLYPEYGFASHKGYGTQQHRDAIRQLGPLPIHRRSFLKNILQNENSQ, from the coding sequence ATGAATTTAGAGGTGGAAAGCTGGGCCGCCTTACATTGGAAAGTCCGGAGGAGGAAACACATGAGCAGACAGAGGATTGATCCGCAAGAAAAATACCGTCTTATGTCTGAATATGAAGAGAAGGCCAGGGCAAAAGGAATCAGCCGCATTGCGGGCATCGATGAAGCCGGCAGGGGGCCCTTAGCGGGGCCTGTGGTAGCCGCTGCGGTCATGCTGGACCCTGACAGACCGATATACGGAGTGGATGATTCTAAAAAACTGAGTGCTAAGCGCAGAGCGGAGCTTAAAATAGAGATTGAAGAAAAAGCAGTGGCCATTGGCGTGGGGATTGTGGATGTAGAGACGATCGATCGGATCAATATATTAGAAGCGACTAAGCTTGCGATGCAAAAGGCAGTTCAGGCGCTGACTGTAAAGCCGGAGCTTCTCTTGATCGATGCCGTCAAGCTTAAGGAGGTCAGCATTTTGCAGGAGGCCATTATTAAAGGAGATGCTCTGTCCGTGTCCATTGCGGCCGCCAGCATCATTGCCAAAGAAACAAGGGATGAAATGTTGCGCGCTTACGACGTGTTATATCCGGAATACGGCTTTGCCTCTCACAAAGGCTACGGTACGCAGCAGCACAGGGATGCCATTCGTCAGCTTGGTCCCCTGCCCATTCATCGCCGCAGCTTTTTGAAAAATATTTTACAAAATGAAAACAGCCAATGA